One region of Halocalculus aciditolerans genomic DNA includes:
- a CDS encoding DUF7518 family protein, whose translation MSSEVEDERVEELEKRVSEMEATIRGLTEELVDANTRIRKLEEREGMHEPMDRVEHQQVSPDGQPAADEEAPAGGWGEDDDAQRQARSQMEESKGDGAESSKDGDANEEAENEDSDLGDDIIVA comes from the coding sequence ATGTCGAGTGAGGTCGAGGACGAGCGGGTCGAGGAACTCGAAAAACGCGTTTCTGAGATGGAGGCGACGATTCGCGGGCTCACCGAGGAGCTCGTCGACGCGAACACGCGCATCCGGAAGCTCGAAGAGCGCGAAGGCATGCACGAGCCGATGGACCGGGTGGAACACCAGCAGGTCAGCCCGGACGGCCAGCCCGCAGCAGACGAGGAAGCGCCCGCCGGCGGCTGGGGCGAGGACGACGACGCGCAGCGGCAGGCGCGCTCGCAGATGGAGGAATCGAAGGGCGACGGAGCGGAAAGCTCTAAGGACGGCGACGCGAACGAAGAAGCAGAGAACGAGGACTCCGACCTCGGCGACGACATCATCGTCGCGTAA